From the Oscillatoria salina IIICB1 genome, the window TTCTGCTATTCTTCAAGCGATGGCACTGAAACCTAGCCAACGCCCTGCTACGATAACACAATGGCTGGATTTACTCTTTCCCCCTTCCCCCACCCAACCTTCTTTCCCAGCGAAAAAAACAATAGTTTCTCCCCTTTTTGCATTAATTTTATTATTCCTGGGAGTTATTGGCGGCGGATCTACCTTTTGGCATTTCTTTCGTCCTCTTGCACCCAATTCCTTAAACTTTACTACCAATGACACTACTTATGCTGTCGGTGATACTGTTTTCTTAGCCAATACTCAAGTTTGCGATAAAAATGGGCATGGTAACCTTCAGGAGGTGGTCTTTCAACTCCTTAAGGATGATGGCATTTTACAATCTACTTTCAGAATAACAGATTTTCTTATTTCAAGTCAAGATAATTCTTGTGCTTCCTTCAAATATGAATTACCAAACTTAGCCCCAGGAGACTATCAATTAAAAGCAGTAGCTTTAGACAAATCCCAGCGAGAAAGCAAAGCTATCATTCGCGACTTTAAAATTAATGCTGCACCAAAAGAGTTAGAATTTGCAACTACAAAAACAACTTACCAAAAAGACGAAGCAGTAAGGATTGAAGATAGCCAAATTTGCGACGAAAACGGGATTGATGACATCGAGAAAATCACCTTCAAGTATCGCAAACCAGGACAAGAATGGCAAGTAGACGACAACGAAATCAACGAATTTGATGTAAGCGAAACCGACACAGACAGTAATTGTGGTAGCTTTGAATATCAAATAGACAACCTCCCCGCAGGAGACTATGAGTTCAGTGCGATCGCTACAGACAAATCGGGATTTACCAGCGAAACCTTCACCCGTAACTTCAAAATCAACTCCCCTCCATACAACCTACAATTTAGTATCGATAACTCCTTCACTCCACCCTCAACGATAACCTTAAAAAACACCAACCTTTGCGACGACAACAGCAGCGAAGACTTAAAGAAAATCAGCTTTGAAATCAAACGAGACGAAGACGAAGCCAACTGGAGAAAGATAGGTGAAACCGACAACTTTGACAAAAAGACAAAAGACAAACTTTGTACATTTTTCACATATAAACTTAACCTTCCCGAAAACTTAGAACCAGGTAAATATATTCTCGCTGGAGTCGCATACGACCAAAGCGACACCAAAAGTAATAAAGTCGAAAAAACCTTTACCATACTTCCTAGAGAAGAAGAAGAAAACGAAACCCAACCCACAGAAGAAACTGAAGAAACAGAAGGAGAAAGAGAATAACTCAAACACCACCGTTAAAACTTAACCTTCCAACCCAGTGAAAGAGAAACTTAGCAGCAAACAACTCCAACCAACTCAAGAAAGAAGGATATCTTACCTTAGCGACTTTGCGAGAAAATTCAACAAATTACTTCATCTAGCGACTACCGCAAAAACACTCTAACCAAACAACTAGATAAAGAAGGATATCTTACCTTAGCGACTTTGCGAGTTTGCGAAAAACTCAAACAAACTAACTTATCTAAAGACTACCGAAAAAATCTTCCAACGAGTCATAGAGAAACCGACAAGCAACCAACTCCAAGCAAATCAAGAAAGAAGGATATCTTACCTTAGCGACTTTGCGAGTTTGCGAGAAAATTCAACAACCTAACTTATCTAAAGACTACCCAACCCACTCACAGAAAAACTTAGCAGCAAACAACTCCAACCAACTCAAGAAAGAAGGATATCTTACCTTAGCGACTTAGCGACTTTGCGAGAAACTCAAACAAACTAACTTATCTAAGAACTATCGAAAAACTACTAAAGACATATGAAACTTATTCAAATCGAAGGATTTCAAGTATTTTACTTTTACGCTAACGAACCTTTTATATTTCCTAAACCATTAAACCAGAACTTGAGACCTTTTGAACCTTTTATGGAGAAAGAACTCAAAAATCACTTTAATCTTCGATTAGTTATCACAAAAAGCTTTTTAGGTTCAAATATTTATTATGTACTTTATCTTTATTTCGATCCTGATAAATTTCCTTCAAGTTTAGATAAAAAAGTTCAGGACGATACTTTTACGAACGAAGACTTTCAAGATTCAGTATTTAGCAAATTTCCAAAAACAGTATGTATTTACTGTAAGTGGAAGAGACCGACACTATGTATAGAACACGATTGTTATTATAGAAACTTTGAACTGGAATTAAAAAAAATGCGTAAATTTGAATTTAAGCTTTGTCCCAACTGTGGAAAATCATTACGACAAAGCGTACTGATGATTTTTAAATCTCAAATTATTAATTAATTAATTTTGGACATCAAATCTAAAAATGAAAAAAATCAAAGTAGAAGAAGTTGATTTGTTCTATTTGACATCAGATAACTTGCTGCTATTGAACAGCGATCGAATATTTTTTAATAATACTCAAATTAATATAGAAAATTTAAGCTACCGTTTAAAACCAGAATTATTTAATCAAGATGACATAAGACCAATCTTGGTAATTTCACCTTTTAAGTCTAATTTTGCTTACTCAATTATTTCTATTGGAATAAAAAACCGAATTTAAAAGAACTAAATTTAAAAGTTACTCAAAATAATTTTACAGAAAATGATTTTAAAAAGTCTGTAATTACTCGCTATCAAAAAAACAGATGTTCTAACTGCGGTTGCTGGTGGGACACATTATGCGTTGATGACTGGCATTACTTTAGAACTCCTGGTTTGGAGACAGCTAAAATTCGGCAAAGTCAATTTAAAGGATGTCCTCACT encodes:
- a CDS encoding serine/threonine-protein kinase; its protein translation is MVWCPKTELQGGKYRIEKILALGGFGITYLAKSDRVGLVAIKTLNDKVQQRPDFAKFQQDFINEALRLAKCTHPHIVKIVELFLEDRLPCLVMEYIEGENLATRIEKHGILTEVEALRYIEQIGTALSVVHDRGLLHRDVKPPNIIVRQDKSEAILIDFGIAREFMPNQTQIHTQLLSDGFAPPEQYEKKATRGAYSDVYSLAATLYYLLTAKLPTPAPDRHDGVTLEPPQKYNPKISDRVNSAILQAMALKPSQRPATITQWLDLLFPPSPTQPSFPAKKTIVSPLFALILLFLGVIGGGSTFWHFFRPLAPNSLNFTTNDTTYAVGDTVFLANTQVCDKNGHGNLQEVVFQLLKDDGILQSTFRITDFLISSQDNSCASFKYELPNLAPGDYQLKAVALDKSQRESKAIIRDFKINAAPKELEFATTKTTYQKDEAVRIEDSQICDENGIDDIEKITFKYRKPGQEWQVDDNEINEFDVSETDTDSNCGSFEYQIDNLPAGDYEFSAIATDKSGFTSETFTRNFKINSPPYNLQFSIDNSFTPPSTITLKNTNLCDDNSSEDLKKISFEIKRDEDEANWRKIGETDNFDKKTKDKLCTFFTYKLNLPENLEPGKYILAGVAYDQSDTKSNKVEKTFTILPREEEENETQPTEETEETEGERE